In Micromonospora sp. LH3U1, one genomic interval encodes:
- a CDS encoding peptidylprolyl isomerase — protein MSSELEPRSGAAAPRRPVRALTRLAGVTVLAGALVVGASATAVAAPGPSADALSASAASDTATRPPRTTHGPCAYTETPDEPAARPVPLPPDPRRTPARGSVRVTLATNHGPIGLTLDRAAAPCTVQSFLHLVGKRFYDRTPCHRLTAYPTLSVLQCGDPSGTGEGGPGYRYRDELPTDLPPAPTDPTGERRVYARGVLAMANAGPDTNGSQFFLVYANSALRPNYTIFGEVDGAGLATLDRIAAGGVAPTAEDPAPVDGAPALPVTIRKAVRSHHHH, from the coding sequence GTGTCGAGTGAACTCGAACCGCGAAGCGGTGCGGCGGCACCCCGCCGGCCGGTGCGCGCCCTGACCCGCCTCGCGGGGGTGACCGTGCTCGCCGGGGCGCTGGTCGTCGGGGCGTCCGCCACCGCGGTCGCCGCGCCCGGCCCGTCGGCCGACGCCCTGAGCGCTTCCGCCGCGTCTGACACCGCAACCCGACCGCCGCGCACCACCCACGGGCCGTGCGCGTACACGGAGACGCCGGACGAGCCCGCGGCCCGGCCGGTGCCGCTGCCGCCCGACCCGCGACGCACCCCGGCCCGGGGCAGCGTCCGGGTGACGTTGGCGACCAACCACGGGCCGATCGGGTTGACGCTGGACCGGGCCGCCGCGCCGTGCACCGTACAGAGTTTCCTGCACCTGGTCGGCAAGCGCTTCTACGACCGCACCCCGTGCCATCGGCTCACCGCGTACCCCACGCTGAGCGTGTTGCAGTGCGGTGACCCGTCCGGCACCGGCGAGGGCGGCCCGGGATACCGGTACCGCGACGAACTGCCAACCGACCTGCCGCCGGCACCGACCGACCCGACCGGGGAGCGCCGGGTCTACGCCCGGGGCGTGCTGGCCATGGCCAACGCCGGGCCGGACACCAACGGCAGCCAGTTCTTCCTGGTGTACGCCAACTCCGCGCTACGCCCCAACTACACGATCTTCGGCGAGGTCGACGGGGCCGGCCTGGCCACCCTGGACCGGATCGCGGCCGGGGGAGTGGCGCCGACCGCCGAGGATCCGGCGCCGGTCGACGGCGCTCCCGCGCTGCCGGTGACCATCCGCAAGGCCGTCCGCTCGCACCACCACCACTGA
- a CDS encoding protein-tyrosine phosphatase family protein, giving the protein MTDAQPWSKQSGVLVLPSGATVRGRRVGAATSPADFALLLAPGPEPAWAHRRIRWPDFWVPIDRLDALDALRVALRRAHDGERVEVACRGGVGRTGTALAALAILDGLPVERAVPWVRAGYHPKAVETPWQRRWLRRVA; this is encoded by the coding sequence GTGACTGACGCTCAGCCCTGGTCCAAGCAGTCGGGCGTACTCGTACTCCCCAGTGGGGCGACGGTGCGCGGTCGTCGCGTCGGTGCGGCGACCTCGCCCGCCGACTTCGCCCTGCTGTTGGCACCTGGTCCGGAGCCTGCCTGGGCGCACCGGCGGATCCGGTGGCCGGATTTCTGGGTACCGATCGATAGGCTGGATGCCCTCGACGCCCTGCGGGTGGCGCTGCGGCGGGCGCACGATGGTGAACGCGTCGAGGTGGCCTGCCGAGGTGGAGTGGGGCGCACCGGGACGGCGTTGGCCGCGCTGGCGATCCTCGACGGCCTGCCGGTCGAACGTGCGGTGCCGTGGGTTCGGGCGGGCTACCACCCGAAGGCGGTGGAGACCCCCTGGCAGCGACGTTGGCTGCGCCGGGTCGCCTGA
- a CDS encoding MerR family transcriptional regulator, which translates to MDVAPQDRLRAVDLAATVGISVQQVRNYVEVGVLPPVRRTASGYRIFTTEHARALTVARRLAEGHGWSRTREIMAAVHRGDLPAALAALDGGHAELDRERAEIRRVLGAFETVLASPPEARPAPRRNVRIGEVAALVGVRTSQLRLWEERELLRPGRAQGTNYRVYDEAELRAAQVIALLRRGAYPFEIIAAVLGELRTTGSAQRVRAELARREQELHARSLRRLRGSAALHDYLGGRGDAR; encoded by the coding sequence GTGGACGTCGCCCCGCAGGATCGCCTGCGTGCCGTGGACCTGGCGGCCACCGTCGGGATCTCGGTGCAGCAGGTGCGCAACTACGTCGAGGTGGGTGTGCTGCCGCCGGTGCGGCGTACCGCGAGCGGTTACCGGATCTTCACGACCGAGCACGCGCGGGCGCTGACCGTGGCGCGGCGGCTGGCCGAGGGGCACGGCTGGAGCCGTACCCGGGAGATCATGGCGGCGGTGCACCGGGGCGACCTGCCGGCGGCCCTCGCGGCGCTCGACGGCGGCCACGCCGAGCTGGACCGGGAACGCGCCGAGATCCGCCGGGTGCTCGGCGCCTTCGAGACCGTGCTGGCCAGCCCACCGGAGGCCCGGCCCGCACCGCGCCGCAACGTGCGCATCGGAGAGGTCGCCGCCCTGGTCGGGGTCCGGACCTCGCAGCTGCGGCTCTGGGAGGAGCGCGAGCTGCTGCGGCCGGGCCGCGCCCAGGGCACCAACTACCGGGTGTACGACGAGGCGGAGCTACGCGCCGCACAGGTCATCGCGTTGCTGCGGCGAGGCGCGTACCCGTTCGAGATCATCGCGGCGGTTCTGGGCGAACTGCGGACCACCGGCAGCGCTCAGCGGGTCCGCGCCGAGCTGGCCCGCCGGGAGCAGGAGCTGCACGCCCGTAGCCTGCGTCGGCTGCGGGGGAGCGCCGCGCTGCACGACTACCTGGGTGGCCGCGGCGACGCGCGTTGA
- a CDS encoding excinuclease ABC subunit UvrA translates to MPQPAWSAADSHDMIEVRGARENNLANVSVDIPKRRLTVFTGVSGSGKSSLVFGTIAAESQRMINETYSAFLQSFMPNLNRPDVDSLRNLSAAIVVDQERMGVNSRSTVGTATDAYAMLRILFSRLGQPSIGGAGAFSFNLPEGMCPTCEGLGRVSDLDVNELVDVERSLNDGAITVPNFAVDSWYWQTIVGSGLFDPDVKLQDFTPQQWEDFLHKPATKIKVGSNNWTYEGLAVKVKRLLLAKDRESMQPHIRAFVDRAVTFTSCGDCGGTRLNAAALSSRIAGHTIAACSAMQISDLATFVQGIDDPGAAPLVANLRDLLDSLVEIGLGYLSLDRESATLSGGEAQRVKMVRHLGSSLSDVTYVFDEPTVGLHPHDIARMNDLLLRLRDKGNTVLVVEHKPETIAIADHVVDLGPGAGTDGGRICFTGDLPGLRRSDTLTGRHLDHRVTLRDEVRQPTGQLAIRQADLHNLRDVNVDIPLGVLTVVTGVAGSGKSSLIHGSLRGRSGVVIVDQSPIRGSRRSNPATYSGLLDPIRTAFAKANGVKAALFSANSEGACPACKGIGLIYTDLAMMAGVASVCERCEGRRFTDEVLTYTLRGKNISEVLAMSVTEAYAFFPHLILGRLVDVGLGYLSLGQPLTTLSGGERQRLKLAIHLAEKTTTYVLDEPTTGLHLADVDQLLALLDRMVDAGNTVIVIEHHQAVMAHADWLIDLGPGAGHDGGQVVFTGTPADLVARGATLTANHLREYVHQPAAAKA, encoded by the coding sequence ATGCCGCAGCCAGCATGGTCCGCCGCCGACAGCCACGACATGATCGAGGTACGCGGAGCGCGGGAGAACAATCTCGCCAACGTCTCGGTCGACATCCCCAAGCGCCGGTTGACCGTCTTCACCGGTGTCTCCGGGTCGGGCAAGTCGTCGCTGGTCTTCGGCACCATCGCCGCCGAGTCCCAACGCATGATCAACGAAACCTACAGCGCGTTCCTCCAGTCGTTCATGCCGAACCTCAACCGGCCGGACGTCGACTCGCTGCGCAACCTCAGCGCGGCCATCGTCGTCGACCAGGAACGGATGGGGGTCAACTCCCGCTCCACCGTCGGAACCGCCACCGACGCGTACGCCATGCTGCGGATCCTCTTCAGCCGGCTCGGCCAGCCGTCCATCGGCGGCGCCGGGGCGTTCAGCTTCAACCTGCCCGAAGGCATGTGCCCCACCTGCGAGGGGCTGGGCCGGGTCTCCGACCTCGACGTCAACGAGTTGGTCGACGTCGAGCGCTCCCTCAACGACGGCGCGATCACCGTGCCCAACTTCGCTGTCGACTCCTGGTACTGGCAGACCATCGTCGGCTCCGGCCTGTTCGACCCGGACGTCAAACTCCAGGACTTCACTCCGCAACAGTGGGAGGACTTCCTCCACAAGCCGGCCACGAAAATCAAGGTGGGCAGCAACAACTGGACGTACGAGGGTCTGGCGGTCAAGGTCAAGCGGCTCCTTCTCGCCAAGGACCGCGAGTCGATGCAACCGCACATCCGCGCCTTCGTCGACCGGGCGGTCACCTTCACCAGCTGCGGCGACTGCGGCGGCACCCGACTCAACGCGGCGGCCCTGTCGTCGCGGATCGCCGGACACACCATCGCCGCCTGCTCGGCCATGCAGATCAGCGACCTGGCGACCTTCGTCCAGGGCATCGACGACCCGGGGGCCGCGCCACTCGTCGCCAACCTTCGCGACCTGCTGGACTCCCTGGTCGAGATCGGCCTGGGCTACCTCAGCCTGGACCGTGAGTCGGCGACCCTCTCCGGCGGTGAGGCGCAACGGGTGAAGATGGTCCGACACCTCGGCTCCAGCCTCTCCGACGTCACGTACGTCTTCGACGAACCCACCGTCGGCCTGCACCCGCACGACATCGCCCGGATGAACGACCTGCTGCTGCGGCTACGCGACAAGGGCAACACCGTCCTGGTGGTGGAGCACAAACCGGAGACCATCGCGATCGCCGACCACGTGGTCGACCTCGGGCCGGGGGCCGGCACCGACGGTGGCCGGATCTGCTTCACCGGCGACCTCCCCGGCCTGCGCCGCTCCGACACGCTCACCGGCCGGCACCTGGATCACCGGGTGACCCTGCGCGACGAGGTACGCCAACCGACCGGGCAACTCGCCATCCGCCAGGCCGACCTGCACAACCTGCGCGACGTGAACGTGGACATCCCGCTCGGGGTGCTCACCGTCGTCACCGGCGTCGCCGGCTCCGGCAAGAGCTCACTGATCCACGGGTCACTACGCGGCCGGTCCGGTGTCGTGATCGTCGACCAGTCCCCGATCCGCGGGTCACGACGCAGCAACCCGGCCACCTACAGCGGGCTGCTCGACCCGATCCGCACCGCCTTCGCCAAGGCCAACGGGGTCAAAGCCGCACTGTTCAGCGCGAACTCCGAGGGCGCCTGCCCAGCCTGCAAGGGGATCGGGCTGATCTACACGGACCTGGCGATGATGGCCGGCGTGGCCAGCGTCTGTGAACGGTGCGAGGGGCGACGGTTCACCGACGAGGTGCTCACGTACACGCTGCGCGGCAAGAACATCAGCGAGGTGCTGGCCATGTCCGTCACCGAGGCGTACGCGTTCTTCCCGCACCTCATCCTCGGTCGGCTGGTCGACGTCGGGCTGGGTTACCTCAGCCTCGGCCAGCCACTGACCACCCTGTCGGGCGGGGAGCGGCAACGACTCAAGCTCGCCATCCACCTGGCCGAGAAGACCACCACGTACGTCCTGGACGAGCCCACCACGGGCCTGCACCTGGCCGACGTGGACCAACTCCTGGCCCTGCTCGACCGCATGGTCGATGCTGGAAACACGGTGATCGTCATCGAGCACCACCAGGCGGTCATGGCACACGCGGACTGGCTCATCGACCTCGGCCCGGGCGCCGGGCACGACGGCGGCCAGGTCGTCTTCACCGGCACACCCGCCGACCTCGTCGCCCGCGGTGCCACCCTCACCGCCAACCACCTGCGCGAGTACGTCCACCAGCCGGCGGCCGCAAAGGCTTAG